In Myxococcus stipitatus, a single window of DNA contains:
- the popD gene encoding PopC secretion inhibitor PopD produces MSRKNGEPGDILARGLPHHAPTNVRPLPGSGVRVDARPEHDVQPDWIDVTVMPREAPPAPRGHTPPRPPPLSRAEVHRAGLAESARFHESLMRWLEARHLLGSVRSVSEPGSLPMLHLSCAPRVLDQLRRAPEFEAGAMMPVDLS; encoded by the coding sequence ATGAGCAGGAAGAATGGCGAGCCCGGCGACATCCTCGCCCGGGGTCTGCCCCACCACGCGCCGACGAACGTGCGACCGCTGCCCGGCAGCGGCGTCCGTGTCGACGCACGCCCCGAACACGACGTCCAGCCGGATTGGATCGACGTGACGGTGATGCCTCGCGAGGCGCCCCCCGCGCCTCGTGGGCACACACCTCCCCGTCCCCCGCCCCTCTCCAGGGCGGAGGTCCATCGGGCCGGGCTCGCGGAGAGCGCTCGTTTCCACGAGAGCCTCATGCGCTGGCTCGAGGCGCGCCACCTCCTGGGCTCCGTACGCTCGGTGAGCGAGCCGGGCTCATTGCCCATGCTCCACCTGAGCTGCGCGCCCCGCGTGCTGGACCAGCTTCGGCGCGCACCGGAGTTCGAGGCGGGCGCGATGATGCCCGTCGACCTCTCCTAG
- a CDS encoding SRPBCC domain-containing protein — translation MYSIRTETFIDAPPGVVWGVLADFASYPAWNPLMVEARGELRVGARLAFKVRLPGMGGRAQALKATLVAMEPGRGLEWAGGVPGVLLGRHSLWLSPDGAGTRLVHGEDFTGVAVWLVRWKLATFRPGYEEMNRALAERVRGVASSAA, via the coding sequence ATGTATTCGATTCGCACCGAGACCTTCATCGACGCGCCGCCGGGCGTGGTGTGGGGCGTGCTGGCCGACTTCGCGTCCTATCCCGCCTGGAACCCGTTGATGGTGGAGGCGCGGGGCGAGCTTCGCGTGGGTGCTCGCCTGGCCTTCAAGGTGCGGCTGCCGGGGATGGGTGGGCGCGCGCAGGCCCTCAAGGCGACGCTCGTCGCGATGGAGCCGGGGCGGGGGTTGGAGTGGGCGGGTGGGGTGCCCGGGGTGCTGCTGGGCCGTCATTCGCTGTGGCTGTCGCCGGACGGCGCGGGGACGCGGCTGGTGCACGGCGAGGACTTCACGGGCGTGGCGGTGTGGCTGGTCCGGTGGAAGCTGGCGACCTTCAGGCCCGGCTACGAGGAGATGAACCGCGCGCTGGCGGAGCGGGTGCGCGGGGTGGCGTCCTCCGCGGCCTGA
- a CDS encoding transglycosylase SLT domain-containing protein yields the protein MAVCVACASLLGAPASGAQGPEAEEDPGEVLSEEQLEQLLDTPTEQPSGAELSAEVFGPEQLAPYFAEGSLAVARAEFKRGRYKRARALLAAESPTPPVRFLRAYAALLGRDFAAAAEEFTALAPDYGPLKDHCLLRAAQAHESLRQWEAAEARFREVGPGSPLYAEARFSLARVLKRQRDITGALAALQELIDSRQARGPDAVRMKALLAICDLARSQGLYNIEHKALLEVWATSPLSREAQRAKQRLQGLALPLKWKVRRAEALVELHRNVAAMELLGGVLPHVDLPDELSCRARLAYGRALRKERQHRRAIQLLTPVAERCESPEYRPQALYVLGYSQSVVDPEAAITTYATLARDYPAHGYADDALFFEAWLLQRTGRLDEALAAYEETARRYPTGNFASEALFRAFWLHTRRAEPARALAALEAVETLPAAARTDEAIWRARYWKARMKEPGLSASPPDAVAMAGIQAVRTSSSEAVKPGRASPALTMTGMGGSGSGMVAPDEAALAGIVGWKGASGGSSRTGQGASAPARSVPTNVMGSAGSVPTNVTAHAGSVPMNVTGPIGFVPTSVMAHAASVPTSVTGPAGLGQTNVSAPAGVGPASVTAPAGVGPTSITARTGLVPTSVTGAGAGMPATTAAPGPIHLGGDASAPVSPSGLNPPSATVPTADTSALDDYELLATERPATWYGLLARSRLAVLAPERLARVRPPPEPSTQDAPPAEVWPLPPGRLREDARFAAGVELLRLGLPGAVEELLAVDARGLSEAPARLLYQTVLRTGRQRAARQVARTSLRQEVHGPLNAASRPVWEATWPLAYRKVIQRYARVSRVDPDLMQGLIREESRFRPEARSATGALGLAQLMPSTARQVASALKLAEVSESSLLQPAQNVRLGAAYLGQLLARFGGNKAFAVAAYNAGPGAVDRWRQALPEAELDEWVEHIAFDETREYVKHVLGSYGAYKLLYTGEPVLLHGARAGDTGGR from the coding sequence ATGGCGGTCTGCGTGGCCTGCGCGAGCCTGCTGGGGGCCCCCGCCTCCGGGGCGCAGGGGCCCGAGGCGGAGGAGGACCCTGGCGAGGTGTTGTCGGAGGAGCAGCTCGAGCAGCTCCTCGACACGCCGACGGAGCAGCCCAGCGGCGCGGAGCTGTCCGCGGAGGTCTTCGGGCCGGAGCAGCTGGCGCCGTACTTCGCGGAGGGTTCGCTGGCGGTGGCCCGGGCGGAGTTCAAGCGTGGACGCTACAAGCGCGCGAGGGCGCTGCTGGCGGCCGAGTCGCCCACGCCGCCGGTGCGCTTCCTGCGCGCGTACGCCGCGCTCCTGGGGCGCGACTTCGCCGCCGCGGCGGAGGAGTTCACGGCGCTGGCGCCGGACTACGGGCCCTTGAAGGACCACTGTCTGTTGCGAGCGGCGCAGGCCCACGAATCCCTGCGGCAGTGGGAGGCGGCGGAGGCGCGCTTTCGGGAGGTGGGGCCGGGCTCGCCGCTCTACGCGGAGGCGCGCTTCAGCCTGGCGCGGGTGCTCAAGCGGCAGCGGGACATCACCGGGGCGCTGGCGGCGCTTCAGGAGCTCATCGACAGCCGGCAGGCGCGTGGGCCGGACGCGGTGCGGATGAAGGCGCTGCTGGCCATCTGCGACCTGGCGCGCTCGCAGGGGCTGTACAACATCGAGCACAAGGCGCTGCTGGAGGTGTGGGCGACGAGCCCCCTGTCCCGCGAGGCGCAGCGGGCGAAGCAGCGGCTCCAGGGGTTGGCGTTGCCGCTCAAGTGGAAGGTGCGGCGCGCGGAGGCGCTGGTGGAGCTGCACCGCAACGTGGCGGCGATGGAGTTGCTGGGGGGCGTGCTGCCACACGTCGACCTGCCGGACGAGCTGTCCTGTCGCGCGCGACTGGCGTATGGGCGCGCGCTGCGCAAGGAGCGGCAGCACCGCCGGGCCATCCAGCTGCTGACGCCGGTGGCCGAGCGCTGTGAGTCGCCGGAGTACCGTCCTCAGGCGCTCTATGTGTTGGGGTATTCGCAGTCGGTGGTGGACCCGGAGGCGGCCATCACCACCTACGCGACGCTCGCGCGTGACTACCCCGCGCACGGGTATGCCGACGACGCGCTCTTCTTCGAGGCGTGGTTGCTGCAGCGCACCGGGAGGCTGGACGAGGCGCTCGCGGCCTACGAGGAGACGGCGCGGCGCTACCCCACGGGGAACTTCGCCTCGGAGGCGTTGTTCCGGGCGTTCTGGCTGCACACGCGGCGCGCGGAGCCCGCGCGGGCGCTGGCCGCGCTGGAGGCGGTGGAGACGTTGCCGGCGGCGGCGCGCACGGACGAGGCCATCTGGCGCGCGCGCTACTGGAAGGCGCGCATGAAGGAGCCGGGGCTCTCGGCGTCCCCTCCGGACGCGGTGGCGATGGCGGGCATCCAGGCGGTGCGGACCTCGTCCAGCGAGGCCGTGAAGCCGGGGCGCGCGTCGCCGGCCTTGACGATGACCGGCATGGGCGGGAGCGGCTCGGGCATGGTCGCGCCGGACGAGGCCGCGTTGGCGGGCATCGTCGGGTGGAAGGGCGCGTCGGGAGGCTCCTCGAGGACAGGGCAGGGCGCGTCGGCGCCGGCTCGCTCCGTGCCGACGAATGTCATGGGGTCTGCTGGCTCCGTGCCGACGAACGTAACGGCGCACGCTGGCTCGGTGCCGATGAATGTCACGGGGCCCATTGGCTTCGTGCCGACGAGCGTCATGGCGCACGCTGCCTCCGTGCCGACGAGCGTCACGGGGCCCGCTGGCCTAGGTCAGACGAACGTTTCGGCCCCTGCTGGCGTCGGTCCGGCGAGTGTCACGGCGCCCGCTGGCGTCGGGCCCACGAGCATCACGGCGCGCACTGGCCTCGTGCCGACGAGCGTCACGGGCGCGGGCGCGGGTATGCCGGCGACCACGGCGGCTCCCGGGCCCATTCACCTCGGCGGCGACGCGAGCGCCCCTGTCTCGCCGTCGGGACTGAACCCACCGAGCGCCACCGTGCCCACCGCGGACACCTCCGCGCTGGACGACTACGAGCTGCTCGCGACGGAGCGGCCGGCCACCTGGTACGGCCTGCTCGCGCGCTCCCGGCTCGCGGTGCTGGCGCCGGAGCGGCTGGCGCGCGTGCGGCCTCCCCCGGAGCCGAGCACGCAGGACGCGCCGCCCGCGGAGGTCTGGCCGCTGCCCCCGGGTCGCCTGCGCGAGGATGCGCGGTTCGCCGCGGGCGTGGAGCTCCTGCGCCTGGGGCTGCCCGGCGCGGTGGAGGAGCTGCTCGCGGTGGACGCGCGCGGCCTGTCGGAGGCGCCCGCGCGGCTCCTGTACCAGACGGTGCTGCGCACGGGGCGCCAGCGGGCGGCGCGGCAGGTGGCGCGCACGTCGCTGCGCCAGGAGGTCCACGGCCCCCTCAACGCCGCCTCGCGCCCCGTCTGGGAGGCCACCTGGCCCCTGGCCTACCGCAAGGTCATCCAACGCTACGCGCGTGTCTCCCGGGTGGACCCGGACCTGATGCAGGGCCTCATCCGCGAGGAGAGCCGCTTCCGCCCGGAGGCCCGCTCCGCCACGGGCGCGCTCGGCCTCGCCCAGCTCATGCCCTCCACCGCCAGGCAGGTGGCGAGCGCCCTCAAGCTCGCGGAGGTGAGCGAGTCCTCCCTGCTCCAGCCCGCGCAGAACGTCCGCCTGGGCGCCGCGTACCTGGGGCAGCTGCTCGCGCGCTTCGGGGGCAACAAGGCCTTCGCGGTGGCCGCCTACAACGCCGGCCCGGGCGCGGTGGACCGCTGGCGCCAGGCGCTCCCGGAGGCGGAGCTCGACGAGTGGGTGGAGCACATCGCCTTCGACGAGACGCGCGAGTACGTCAAGCACGTCCTCGGCAGTTACGGCGCCTACAAGCTGCTCTACACCGGGGAGCCCGTGCTGCTGCACGGCGCGCGCGCCGGCGACACGGGCGGGCGCTGA
- a CDS encoding SDR family oxidoreductase, with amino-acid sequence MQLKDLKVIVTGGAQGMGAHFAQRLHEAGAQVAVGDVAEDKLAALPAGIHRRKLDVSSEEDITSFVSWAHGAMGGLNGLINNAGILRDALLVKKDKTTGQVKKLSTADWNAVIGVNLTGATLMVREVVTKYVETNQTGGGVIVNMSSIARHGNRGQSNYVSAKAALAANTVTWSREFGPFGIRVGAVAPGMIETPMTQGMNQKARDALVSAIPVGRIGVPEDIWLAVKFILECDYFNGRTIDVDGGLNF; translated from the coding sequence ATGCAGCTCAAGGACCTGAAGGTGATTGTGACGGGCGGCGCGCAGGGCATGGGCGCCCACTTCGCGCAGCGCCTGCACGAGGCTGGCGCGCAGGTGGCGGTGGGCGACGTGGCGGAGGACAAGCTCGCCGCGCTGCCCGCGGGCATCCACCGCCGCAAGCTGGACGTGTCCTCCGAGGAGGACATCACCTCGTTCGTGAGCTGGGCGCACGGGGCCATGGGCGGCCTCAACGGCCTCATCAACAACGCGGGCATCCTGCGCGACGCGCTGCTGGTGAAGAAGGACAAGACGACGGGCCAGGTGAAGAAGCTGTCCACCGCGGACTGGAACGCCGTCATCGGCGTCAACCTCACGGGCGCCACGCTGATGGTGCGCGAGGTGGTGACCAAGTACGTGGAGACGAACCAGACGGGCGGCGGCGTCATCGTCAACATGTCGTCCATCGCCCGGCACGGCAACCGTGGCCAGTCCAACTACGTGTCCGCGAAGGCGGCGCTGGCGGCGAACACGGTGACGTGGTCGCGCGAGTTCGGTCCCTTCGGCATCCGGGTGGGCGCGGTGGCCCCGGGGATGATCGAAACGCCGATGACGCAGGGCATGAACCAGAAGGCCCGCGACGCGCTGGTGTCCGCGATTCCGGTGGGCCGCATCGGCGTGCCGGAGGACATCTGGCTGGCGGTGAAGTTCATCCTCGAGTGCGACTACTTCAACGGCCGCACCATCGACGTGGACGGCGGCCTGAACTTCTAG
- a CDS encoding PLP-dependent aminotransferase family protein, which translates to MSADAMSAPLPPPPVWRLAQRMSRIKTSAVREILKVAERPDILSFAGGLPAPELFPLEAIADAHAQVLSADGRAALQYSTTEGYAPLREWIASHLGRKGRACNADQVLITNGSQQGIDLVAKVLLDPGDLVVVESPSYLAALQTFGGYEARFATVESDDEGMRIDDLERVLATHKPKLLYVVANFQNPKGTTLSLERRKQMVRLAQQHRFLILEDDPYGELRFRGEHLPSLAAFEEQGVVVSLGTFSKTLAPGLRIGWVAGPRDFVRSLTIAKQSTDLHTATVAQRAVVKLLGSFDYYKHLEALTPVYGERANAMLDALKVHMPQGTRWTHPDGGMFLWAQLPAGLSGEALLPKAIEQKVAFVPGSPFFASNPRSEFIRLNYSNRPPDLIVEGMRRLGGVIASAM; encoded by the coding sequence ATGAGCGCTGACGCCATGAGCGCCCCGCTGCCCCCCCCGCCGGTCTGGCGACTCGCCCAACGCATGTCGCGCATCAAGACGTCGGCGGTGCGCGAAATCCTCAAGGTGGCCGAGCGGCCCGACATCCTCTCCTTCGCGGGTGGCCTGCCCGCGCCGGAGCTGTTCCCGCTGGAGGCCATCGCGGACGCGCACGCCCAGGTGCTCTCCGCGGACGGCCGCGCCGCGCTCCAGTACAGCACCACGGAGGGCTACGCCCCCCTGCGCGAGTGGATTGCGTCCCACCTGGGCCGGAAGGGCCGCGCGTGCAACGCGGACCAGGTGCTCATCACCAACGGTTCGCAGCAGGGAATCGACCTGGTGGCCAAGGTGCTGCTGGACCCCGGTGACCTGGTCGTCGTGGAGAGCCCCAGCTACCTGGCCGCGCTGCAGACGTTCGGCGGCTACGAGGCGCGCTTCGCCACGGTGGAGAGCGACGACGAGGGCATGCGCATCGACGACCTCGAGCGCGTGCTGGCGACGCACAAGCCCAAGCTGCTCTACGTCGTCGCCAACTTCCAGAACCCCAAGGGCACCACGCTGTCGCTGGAGCGCCGCAAGCAGATGGTGCGGCTGGCGCAGCAGCACCGCTTCCTCATCCTGGAGGACGACCCGTACGGCGAGCTGCGCTTCCGAGGCGAGCACCTGCCGTCGCTGGCCGCCTTCGAGGAGCAGGGCGTCGTCGTGTCGCTGGGCACCTTCTCCAAGACGCTGGCCCCGGGCCTGCGCATCGGCTGGGTGGCCGGGCCCAGGGACTTCGTGCGCAGCCTCACCATCGCCAAGCAGTCCACGGACCTGCACACCGCCACCGTCGCCCAGCGCGCCGTGGTGAAGCTGCTGGGGAGCTTCGACTACTACAAGCACCTGGAGGCCCTGACGCCCGTCTACGGCGAGCGCGCCAACGCCATGCTCGACGCGCTGAAGGTCCACATGCCCCAGGGCACCCGGTGGACCCACCCGGACGGCGGCATGTTCCTGTGGGCCCAGCTGCCCGCGGGCCTGAGCGGCGAGGCGCTGCTGCCCAAGGCCATCGAACAGAAGGTCGCCTTCGTTCCGGGCAGCCCCTTCTTCGCCAGCAACCCGCGTTCGGAGTTCATCCGCCTCAACTACTCCAACCGCCCGCCCGACCTCATCGTCGAGGGCATGCGCCGGCTGGGCGGCGTCATCGCCTCCGCGATGTAG
- a CDS encoding Lrp/AsnC family transcriptional regulator, translated as MPMDELDYRLLDLLQRDGRATQLELSRAVGLSQPAVAERIRKLEERDVITGYAARVDATKLGKDITAFIGVNIEHPKYFEGFAKKVLALPDVLECHRVAGQDSYILKVKTANTRTLDSLLVETLRTIAGVTRTQTTIVLSSIKEDTHIRVPPELAKGE; from the coding sequence ATGCCCATGGATGAACTCGACTACCGCCTGTTGGACCTGCTGCAGCGCGACGGTCGCGCGACGCAGCTGGAGCTGTCACGGGCGGTGGGGCTGTCACAGCCCGCGGTGGCCGAGCGCATCCGGAAGCTGGAGGAGCGGGACGTCATCACCGGCTACGCGGCGCGGGTGGACGCGACGAAGCTGGGCAAGGACATCACCGCCTTCATCGGCGTGAACATCGAGCATCCGAAGTACTTCGAGGGCTTCGCCAAGAAGGTCCTCGCGCTGCCGGACGTGCTGGAGTGCCACCGCGTCGCCGGGCAGGACTCGTACATCCTCAAGGTCAAGACGGCCAACACGCGGACGCTCGATTCGCTCCTCGTGGAGACGCTGCGCACCATCGCCGGCGTCACCCGCACGCAGACCACGATTGTCCTGTCGTCCATCAAGGAGGACACGCACATCCGCGTGCCTCCCGAGCTCGCCAAAGGAGAGTGA
- a CDS encoding TraB/GumN family protein: protein MKRLSSLPSSLVLVLVALLGVGCATTPAAAPYVPVDTGNAFLWEVKGADGGGTAYLVGSIHMGKAGALALPPSMEAAFARADVLAVEVDTTRTDAEAMQKLVRELGMFPEGQGLSKRLDSATLALLGRMTMRLGVQQASIERLKPWLAGMVLTNLEFQKAGYEQGNGVDRAFLDRAHANHKQVVELESADSQLRMLAGTPDALQNLMLRDQLRREKSPAEILETLTAAWKAGDAAGMTGLLLDGANDPTYRPVYERIFFERNVQMAAKLEGMLSQPGTHLMVVGAGHVVGPEGIVALLQKKGHVVRQLPRDAAVE, encoded by the coding sequence ATGAAGCGCCTGTCGTCCCTGCCGTCGTCGCTGGTCCTCGTCCTGGTCGCGCTGCTGGGTGTCGGGTGCGCCACCACGCCCGCCGCGGCGCCCTATGTCCCGGTCGACACCGGCAACGCCTTCCTGTGGGAGGTGAAGGGCGCCGACGGCGGGGGCACCGCGTACCTGGTCGGCTCCATCCACATGGGCAAGGCGGGGGCGCTGGCGCTGCCGCCGTCGATGGAGGCGGCCTTCGCCCGCGCGGACGTGCTGGCGGTGGAGGTGGACACCACCCGGACGGACGCGGAGGCGATGCAGAAGCTGGTGCGGGAGCTGGGCATGTTCCCGGAGGGCCAGGGCCTGTCGAAGCGGCTGGACTCGGCGACGCTCGCGCTGCTGGGCCGGATGACGATGCGGCTGGGCGTGCAGCAGGCCTCCATCGAGCGGCTCAAGCCGTGGCTGGCGGGGATGGTGCTCACCAACCTGGAGTTCCAGAAGGCGGGCTACGAGCAGGGCAACGGCGTGGACCGGGCCTTCCTCGACCGCGCCCACGCGAACCACAAGCAGGTGGTGGAGCTGGAGTCCGCGGACAGCCAGCTGCGCATGCTCGCGGGCACGCCGGACGCGTTGCAGAACCTGATGTTGCGCGACCAGCTGCGCCGGGAGAAGTCGCCGGCGGAAATCCTGGAGACGCTCACCGCCGCGTGGAAGGCCGGGGACGCGGCCGGCATGACGGGGCTGCTGCTGGACGGGGCCAACGACCCGACGTACCGGCCCGTGTACGAGCGCATCTTCTTCGAGCGCAACGTCCAGATGGCGGCGAAGCTGGAGGGAATGTTGTCCCAGCCCGGCACCCACCTGATGGTGGTGGGCGCGGGACACGTGGTGGGCCCGGAGGGCATCGTGGCGCTGCTCCAGAAGAAGGGCCACGTGGTGCGGCAGCTCCCGCGCGACGCGGCCGTGGAGTGA
- a CDS encoding TetR/AcrR family transcriptional regulator gives MNRPSTSPDRSGPVTPRGQRTRAKLLKAAESVFGEKGYERASIADITRKGGVALGTFYVYFPDKQSIFVEVVDDLGTRLRRLIGESTAACDSRMDVEREGLRTFFQFVRQHPNLYRVVRQAEFVDADCYRRYYDRFAKGYVTGLSRAMEDGEVRRMDPEALAYCLMGIGDFLGMRWVLWEEDMGLDRVLDTAMSLIRHGLDSRPASPSRNNLKSAASRAAPAKKKNTLRPARRPARGARS, from the coding sequence ATGAATCGGCCTTCAACTTCTCCAGACCGCTCCGGACCCGTCACGCCGCGAGGGCAGCGGACGCGTGCGAAGCTGTTGAAGGCGGCGGAGTCCGTCTTCGGAGAGAAGGGCTACGAGCGCGCGTCCATCGCGGACATCACCCGCAAGGGGGGCGTGGCGCTCGGGACGTTCTACGTCTACTTCCCGGACAAGCAGTCCATCTTCGTCGAGGTGGTGGATGACCTGGGCACGCGCCTGCGCCGGCTCATCGGCGAGTCCACCGCCGCGTGCGACAGCCGCATGGACGTGGAGCGCGAGGGCCTGCGCACCTTCTTCCAGTTCGTGCGCCAGCACCCCAACCTCTACCGCGTGGTGCGCCAGGCGGAGTTCGTCGACGCGGACTGCTACCGGCGCTACTACGACCGCTTCGCCAAGGGCTACGTCACCGGCCTGTCGCGCGCCATGGAGGACGGCGAGGTGCGCCGCATGGACCCGGAGGCGCTCGCGTACTGCCTGATGGGCATCGGCGACTTCCTGGGCATGCGCTGGGTGCTCTGGGAGGAGGACATGGGGTTGGATCGCGTGCTCGACACCGCGATGAGCCTCATCCGCCACGGCCTGGATTCGCGCCCCGCGTCCCCGTCGCGCAACAACCTCAAGTCCGCCGCCTCCCGCGCGGCCCCCGCCAAGAAGAAGAACACCCTGCGTCCCGCTCGCCGCCCGGCGCGGGGCGCCCGGAGCTGA
- a CDS encoding 3-oxoacyl-ACP synthase III family protein translates to MRYAQILSTGRYVPEKVLTNADVEKILGEPVDEWLQQNVGIKARHVMADTQATSDLCVAAARQALERSGTKPEELDLVIVATDTPDYLSPATSSVVQAKLGATKAGTYDLNCACAGWVTALDVGSKTIAADDSYHRILVVGAYGMTRYVNWKDKKTCTLFADGAGAVVLGAGDKPGFMGAKLLANGEYHDALGIYTGGTHRPATAETLPLTGGKPAVQFVRKFPATFNTERWPMLLDQLLTKQHQTLDDVKLFVFTQLNLRTIEATMKALNQPMAKAHYTMDKWGYTGSACIPMTLDDAVVQGKVKRGDLVAFCASGGGLAMASALYRWTA, encoded by the coding sequence ATGCGATACGCGCAGATCCTCTCCACCGGCCGTTACGTCCCCGAGAAGGTCCTCACCAACGCGGACGTCGAGAAGATTCTCGGCGAGCCCGTGGACGAGTGGCTCCAGCAGAACGTCGGCATCAAGGCGCGCCACGTGATGGCCGACACGCAGGCCACCAGCGATTTGTGCGTCGCCGCCGCCCGCCAGGCCCTGGAGCGCTCCGGGACGAAGCCGGAGGAGCTGGACCTAGTCATCGTCGCCACCGACACGCCGGACTACCTCAGCCCCGCCACCTCCTCCGTCGTCCAGGCCAAGCTGGGCGCGACGAAGGCCGGCACCTACGACCTCAACTGCGCGTGCGCCGGCTGGGTGACGGCGCTGGACGTGGGCTCCAAGACGATTGCGGCCGATGACAGCTACCACCGCATCCTCGTGGTGGGCGCGTACGGCATGACGCGCTACGTGAACTGGAAGGACAAGAAGACCTGCACCCTGTTCGCGGACGGCGCGGGCGCGGTGGTGCTGGGCGCGGGCGACAAGCCCGGCTTCATGGGCGCGAAGCTCCTGGCCAACGGCGAGTACCACGACGCGCTCGGCATCTACACCGGCGGCACGCACCGCCCGGCCACCGCGGAGACGCTGCCCCTGACGGGCGGCAAGCCCGCCGTGCAGTTCGTGCGCAAGTTCCCCGCGACCTTCAACACGGAGCGCTGGCCCATGCTGCTGGACCAGCTCCTGACGAAGCAGCACCAGACGCTGGACGACGTGAAGCTCTTCGTCTTCACCCAGCTCAACCTGCGCACCATCGAAGCGACCATGAAGGCGCTGAACCAGCCCATGGCGAAGGCGCACTACACGATGGACAAGTGGGGCTACACGGGCTCCGCCTGCATCCCCATGACGCTCGATGACGCGGTGGTGCAGGGCAAGGTGAAGCGCGGCGACCTGGTGGCCTTCTGCGCCAGCGGCGGCGGCCTGGCCATGGCCTCCGCCCTCTACCGCTGGACGGCCTGA
- a CDS encoding acyl-CoA synthetase, translated as MFIGDWMGRGALYWPEQVAVVDTARGDAGRFTYRAMNARAEALGGWLRDVAGVKKGDRVALVAHNGVEYLDALFACGKVGAIFVPYNWRLHAAELADLVRAIRPRVLLFGDDFRDAVAHAREQVGASLRLVALEAQGLPGADAYADVLTHRPASPVSNDAVSEEDTLCLLFTGGTTGRSKGACVSYRMVAWNTLNTLVHEVRAGDVTVTHTPMFHTGGLLVYTLPLLTVGGTVVIMRRWDPEELLALVPREKVSLFFAVPTQYQQLLDSPRFATTDFSTVRFMTSGGAALPVPLIQAWQAVHAVPFKQGFGMTEFGPGIFSMGPEFAVSKAGSIGRPNYFVSAKLVDDEGRVVPVGEVGELVLKGPSMCSGYFEDEAATREAIDADGWFHTGDLARQDADGFFTIAGRKKDMFISGGENVYPLELETVLYEHAAVQQCSVVGVPDAKWGEVGRAFVVLKPGEHASEDALLEHLRGRLARFKVPKRVVLVERLPVSAAGKILKRELREAAIAADTVNR; from the coding sequence ATGTTCATCGGCGACTGGATGGGGCGGGGCGCCCTGTACTGGCCGGAGCAGGTGGCGGTGGTGGACACGGCCCGGGGTGACGCCGGCCGGTTCACCTACCGCGCGATGAACGCGCGCGCCGAGGCGCTCGGGGGCTGGCTGCGCGACGTGGCCGGCGTGAAGAAGGGCGACCGCGTGGCCCTGGTGGCCCACAACGGCGTGGAGTACCTGGACGCCCTCTTCGCCTGCGGCAAGGTGGGCGCCATCTTCGTGCCCTACAACTGGCGCCTGCACGCCGCGGAGCTGGCGGACCTGGTGCGCGCCATCCGCCCGCGCGTGCTGCTGTTCGGCGACGACTTCCGCGACGCGGTGGCCCACGCGCGCGAGCAGGTGGGCGCGTCCCTGAGGCTCGTCGCCCTGGAGGCCCAGGGGCTGCCCGGCGCGGACGCATACGCGGACGTGCTGACTCACCGGCCCGCCTCGCCCGTGAGCAACGACGCGGTGTCCGAGGAGGACACCCTCTGCCTGCTGTTCACCGGCGGCACCACGGGGCGCTCGAAGGGCGCGTGCGTCAGCTACCGCATGGTGGCGTGGAACACGCTCAACACGCTGGTGCACGAGGTGCGCGCGGGCGACGTCACGGTGACGCACACGCCCATGTTCCACACCGGCGGGCTGCTCGTGTACACGCTGCCCCTGCTCACCGTGGGCGGCACCGTGGTCATCATGCGGCGGTGGGACCCGGAGGAGCTGCTCGCCCTGGTCCCGCGCGAGAAGGTGTCGCTGTTCTTCGCGGTGCCCACCCAGTACCAGCAGCTGCTCGACTCGCCGCGCTTCGCGACGACGGACTTCTCCACCGTGCGCTTCATGACGAGCGGCGGCGCGGCGCTGCCGGTGCCGCTCATCCAGGCGTGGCAGGCGGTGCACGCGGTGCCCTTCAAGCAGGGCTTCGGCATGACGGAGTTCGGCCCGGGAATCTTCAGCATGGGGCCCGAGTTCGCGGTGTCGAAGGCGGGCTCCATCGGCCGGCCCAACTACTTCGTCTCCGCGAAGCTGGTGGACGACGAGGGCCGCGTGGTGCCGGTGGGCGAGGTGGGAGAGCTGGTCCTCAAGGGCCCCTCCATGTGCTCCGGCTACTTCGAGGACGAGGCCGCCACGCGCGAGGCCATCGACGCGGACGGCTGGTTCCACACCGGGGACCTGGCGCGCCAGGACGCGGACGGCTTCTTCACCATCGCCGGCCGCAAGAAGGACATGTTCATCTCCGGCGGGGAGAACGTGTATCCGCTGGAGCTGGAGACGGTGCTCTACGAGCACGCCGCCGTACAGCAGTGCTCCGTGGTCGGCGTGCCCGACGCGAAGTGGGGCGAGGTGGGGCGGGCCTTCGTGGTGCTCAAGCCGGGCGAGCACGCGTCCGAGGACGCGCTGCTGGAGCACCTGCGCGGCCGGCTGGCGCGCTTCAAGGTGCCCAAGCGGGTGGTGCTGGTGGAGCGCCTGCCGGTGTCCGCGGCGGGGAAGATTCTCAAGCGCGAGCTGCGCGAGGCGGCCATCGCCGCCGATACAGTGAACCGTTGA